The sequence AGGCGGTATATCCCAGCCTTTATCGGAAACATATTCTAAGATGGCGGAAGCCAGCGGATGGGCGGAATGATATTCAGCGGAAGCGGCCAGTAACAATAGCTCCTCTTCCGGTACTTGCTCGGCTGTTTGAATGGCAATAACTTGGGGTTTGCCTACCGTAATAGTGCCTGTCTTATCGAGAACGACCGTATCGATACTTGCCAGAGCTTCGATATAGTTGCCGCCCTTAACCAGGACCCCACGGCTGGCTGCCTGTCCAATTGCCGCCGAAATAGCAGTGGCGGTGGAGAGTTTCAGACCGCAGGAAAAGTCAATAAACAGCATATTCAGGACGCGTTGCCAGTCTTTGGTGATACCGTAGACGAGACCGGCGGCAATGAAGGATATTGGCACCAGCATATTAGACATCCGGTCGGCGAAGTTCTGGACCGGAGCCCGGCGTGTCTGCGCCTCCTCAACCATATGGACGATACGGGCCAAAGCGGTATCGTCGCCGACCTTTTCGACCAGTATCATCAGATAACCGTTTTGCAGAACGGTTCCTGCATATACATAATCACCGATAGTTTTTTCAGCCGGGACATATTCACCGGTGATGGAGGATTGATCCACGGCGGCGGCTCCGGCGATAACTTTGCCGTCTACGCATATTTTTTCGCCCAGATGAACGCTGACCCGGTCTCCGGCTTTAATGCTTTCCAGGCTGACTTTGATTTCATGACCATCTGTTTCGGCTTTCCAGACAAACTGCTGGTCCAGATGCAAAAGCTGCGAAATATGCTTACGGGCCCGTTCGGCCGTATAAGTGGTCAGCATCTCAGCAAAATTGGACAGGGAAAGCAAGGTCAAGCTGGATTCCGGTTTGCCGCCAATAATAGAAGCAAAAACAGCCGTTGTAGTCAGCGTGTCGGCGTTCGGCTGGCGATCAACGGCTAAACTACGGATGCCGCTCACAATGAATTTGCGGGCGGCAAACAGGACATAAGCGCTCCGGGCGAGCTGCAATGTGGAAAATAAACCGGGAGAGGCCATACGCAGCAACTGAAAGCCGACTAAGCCGATGCCGGATAATATGGCATCGCGACGATATTCGGCAAATTCCTCGTTCGGGTCATACTGAGGGGCCGGCCGGGGTGTCGGTTTGCTGAGCAGAGCCCGGTTCAGTATTTGCTGCAATTGTTGAACCGGTAACGTGCCGGCATAATGAATGAACAGCTTTCCGGTATGGTCGATATAGGCACTGGCTATGGATGGCAACTGGCGGATGGTTGCCTCCAAGAGGGCCGCATTGCGCCCGGCAAGGCTGCTGCCTAAAGGAACGACCAGAGATTGATAGACCATTAGTTTCGTCCTTTCATTAGAGAATAAGCCCACCAGAGAAGCTGATAGCCTGACGGACGGTAGGTGGCTGTTGCCCAAAGTTTCTGGCTGCCCCAGATAAGGAAAAACATTGCCAGTACGGTCCTGATGTCCAGCGTCTTTTTACTGTGTTCCAGCAGGCTGTGGTTTAAGCGGCGGACCTTGCGGCGAATGGTGTGGCCGACCTGCCCGTAAGCAGACTGCGGGGAAGGCTGCTTTTGCACTTGATCGAGATAAGCTGTTAGCTGGTCAATGATGGAGGAATCACAAGTGTACTCAATCAGAATATTGCCGGTTTCGGCGGTAAACCCGATTTTTTTCAGCCCCGGTATGTAAGGCAAGGCGCGCTGCCAGGTTTGGATAAGCGCGGGATTGTGAAGCAAGGCACTGTGATGGTAACGCCGTCTTCCCGGTAAAGCGTGAAGAAGCTCAAAACCTTTGTCTTTAAGTAAATGGTGTAAACGGCGGCCTGCGGAAATTCCCAGAGCTAAACCAGTGAAATATGTCATAGTTCCAACTACCTCCTGTAATGTGCCAAAGCAAACTGTTCCAATTCCTGCAGAAAGGGGCTGTCAGCCACTTTCTCGGGAGTATATTGCAGCAATATGGAGCCTGTTGCCGTGTTGACTGAAAAGCTGGCGAGCTCCGGAGCAGCCGTTAACAGACGGTTCAGTTCAGCGGCGACAGACTGGCTGTTCAGTAAATGCTTTGAGTAAAGGCGGATTCTGCCGGGAAGATAGTGCTGAACCTGAAGGGATTGAAGAAATTGTGAATGCCGGCTTGTTTGCATATAATTTTTATATTTGTTTAACCAACCCATCATTTCCTGCTCCTTTTTTAACATGCCTGCAAAGTGGTGACGGTGCTGCCAAGTATGGAACAGCGACAGCATGGCAAGACAAGAACCCAATAGGATGTGATAGCGCCTGCTGAACGGCAATGAGGCGAGATTTCCTAACAGGGATAGTAACAGGCCAGCGTTGATTCGCTCCCGTTTGTTACTTAAAAGCACAAAACGGCCCCCTTTATATAAATGATAATGATAATTATTTCGTCCTATTACTTAATTCTATCGGTGTTTGGTATGATTTGTCAATATATGAAAAAGCCTGTCCACACCGAAATTTCCCGGAAATAAAATTCCTGAAAAATTCCGCGGGACAGGCAGCAGTAGAATTGCGTCCTACCAGCAATAATAGTATTCGGTCAAAAACAGCAGGGCAAATAATATGGCCAGCAGCAGTGCATCGCAAAGACAATCGTTTTTTGCCAATAACATAACTAAGGCCTCCTTATATTTATACAATTCATCTGAAAACTTCTTTTGAAATAATTTCACAAGGTAACGCTAAATGACATTTTTAGCAGTATATGTGGGATATTGCATAAGGTGACAGAAAACGGAAAGAAATCGGTTGCCAGGTACAAATAAACGGCAAATCACTCATGAAAATGAAATTATCAAAAAAGTTTTACTTTTTATAGTGTATTGACAGATGCATAAAAATTATATATCATGTACGTGAAAATGATTATCAATATCTTGATTGTTTCTTAATGAAGTGCAGGAGGAGAAAGTGTGGAAAAAGCAAATGTGACTGTGGCTTTGGCCGGTAATCCTAACTGTGGTAAAACCACAATTTTTAATAACATTACCGGATCGCGTCAGCATATCGGGAATTATCCCGGCGTGACAGTAGAACGGCGGGAAGGGGTGCGACGGTTTTTGGACCGGGATTTGGTCATTGTGGATTTGCCCGGTACCTACAGCCTGACTGCCCATGCGTTGGATGAAGTGGTGGCGCGAAACGTTATTATCGATGAAAAACCGGACATTATCTTGAATGTAGTTGATGCATCCAATCTGGAAAGAAACCTGTACCTCACGGCGCAATTGTTGGAATTGGAACGGCCGATGGTTTTGGGCTTAAATATGACCGACGTGGCGCAAAGCATGGGACTGGAAATTCAGGACCAGGTGTTAAGTGAAAAACTGGGCGTAACCGTGGCGCGGACGATTGGTAACCGGAACCAGGGGACAGAAGATCTGCTGAAAGCGGTTGTCGACACAGCGGATGTCAAGCAGGTCCGGAAATTTACTATTCATTACGGCACGCAGATTGAGGAAAAAATCAGTCAGATTATCACGGCATTGGAACCAATTGTGGATGCCAAATACCCGGTTCGCTGGCTGGCGGTTAAACTGCTTGAAAATGATGAAGACATTGTCAATATAGTAAGCAGTGTATCCGGTGGTGTGGCTGTTTGTTCTTCGGTTAAACAAATTAGAGAAGAACTTAAGGGCGTCTTGGGTGACGATCTGGAAATGATCATTGCCGAACAGCGTTACCGTTTTGCCGGAGAGCTATACCGGACGGTTACGAAAGTGAAAGGGTCGAATCAACTGGCTTCTTTCTCTGATAAAATCGATAAAATTCTTACTCATCGACTATTGGGCTTGCCTATCTTTTTCGGTGTCATGTGGTTATTATTTAATTTCGTATTCTGGGTTGGCGGTTATCCACAGGGCTGGATTGAAAACGGTACGGCCTGGCTGGGGCAAGCCGTGGGCAGTCATATGGCGGACGGCGATTTGAAAGCCTTGATCCAGGATGGTATTATCGGTGGCGTAGGCGGTGTTATTACCTTCTTGCCCAATATTTTGTTATTGTTTTTAGGAATTGCTCTTTTGGAAGATACCGGCTATATGACCAGAGCGGCTTTTGTTATGGACCGGGTCATGCGCGGTGTTGGTC comes from Propionispora vibrioides and encodes:
- a CDS encoding heavy metal translocating P-type ATPase; the protein is MVYQSLVVPLGSSLAGRNAALLEATIRQLPSIASAYIDHTGKLFIHYAGTLPVQQLQQILNRALLSKPTPRPAPQYDPNEEFAEYRRDAILSGIGLVGFQLLRMASPGLFSTLQLARSAYVLFAARKFIVSGIRSLAVDRQPNADTLTTTAVFASIIGGKPESSLTLLSLSNFAEMLTTYTAERARKHISQLLHLDQQFVWKAETDGHEIKVSLESIKAGDRVSVHLGEKICVDGKVIAGAAAVDQSSITGEYVPAEKTIGDYVYAGTVLQNGYLMILVEKVGDDTALARIVHMVEEAQTRRAPVQNFADRMSNMLVPISFIAAGLVYGITKDWQRVLNMLFIDFSCGLKLSTATAISAAIGQAASRGVLVKGGNYIEALASIDTVVLDKTGTITVGKPQVIAIQTAEQVPEEELLLLAASAEYHSAHPLASAILEYVSDKGWDIPPHKHTETIVGHGIRAEIPDFKGFRGGQILVGSLRFMKENDVTMTALDYDFAADHGYNLIFVAREQELLGLLIVSDPIRPTWKKTINQLRRRGVDEVVMITGDTEAVAKHVASTLDLDAYHAGVLPEDKATLVTRLQRRSQVLMIGDGINDAPALAFVDVGVAMGGRRTDIAVESAAITINSEDPLVLSEVVSLGKTTMDIVRQNFSATIAVNTAAMLLGAVGRTNPMVSALIHNAATIGVVLNSARLLLPKKNSQ
- a CDS encoding HMA2 domain-containing protein, giving the protein MTYFTGLALGISAGRRLHHLLKDKGFELLHALPGRRRYHHSALLHNPALIQTWQRALPYIPGLKKIGFTAETGNILIEYTCDSSIIDQLTAYLDQVQKQPSPQSAYGQVGHTIRRKVRRLNHSLLEHSKKTLDIRTVLAMFFLIWGSQKLWATATYRPSGYQLLWWAYSLMKGRN
- a CDS encoding HMA2 domain-containing protein translates to MLLSNKRERINAGLLLSLLGNLASLPFSRRYHILLGSCLAMLSLFHTWQHRHHFAGMLKKEQEMMGWLNKYKNYMQTSRHSQFLQSLQVQHYLPGRIRLYSKHLLNSQSVAAELNRLLTAAPELASFSVNTATGSILLQYTPEKVADSPFLQELEQFALAHYRR